The Granulicella sp. 5B5 nucleotide sequence CGAAGGGGTGAGTGGTGGTGAGGGTGAAAAACTCGGTGATGGCGGTGCGGATGGCGGTGAGGTCGGCGCTGCCGAAGCCGGAGCCGAGGAGCTCGAGGTTGGTGGAGCGCAGGGTGTGGGCGCTGAGAGAGATGTTTTCGCCGGCGAGGTTGCCGATCTGGACAAAGCGGACGCGAGTGCCGGATTTGATGACGCCGCGCTGGGAGATGGCGGCGAGGGTGGCTTCGGCAGCGGGGCCCCAGAGGTAGTCGAGGACTACGTCGATGCCGCAGTCGGCGATGGCAGAGCGGTAGTCGGCGATGATGGCGTCGCGGTCCTGCGTGAGCGAGATGGTGCGGTCGGCGCCGAGGGACTTGAGCTTTTCGAGGGCCTCGGGATTGCGGCCGGCGGCGATGATGTGGCCTGCGCCACGGGCCTTGGCGATCTGCACGGCGAGCTGGCCGGAGGTGCCGGTGGCTCCGAGGATGAGGACGCTTTCGCCGGGGGTGAAGCGGCCGCGGTCGAGAGCGACCCAGGAGGACATGGCCGGGTTGGCGACGGCGGCGGCGAAGGCGTCGTCGAGGGAGTCGGGCAGAGGGATGACCATCATGTTGCCGATGACGGTCTGCTCGCACATGGTGCCGTAGGGGAAGCGCGCGCCGCCGAAGTAGATGCGGGTTCCGGCGGGGAGTGAGCCGAGGGGGCCTACGAGGCGCCCGGTGGCGTCGACGCCGGGGATGAAGGGGAGTTTGCCGGTGCTGGTGTAGTGCTGACCGCTGGCGACGGATTTGACGATTTGGTGCAGGCCGGCGGCGGCGACGGTGACGAGCTGCTCGCCTTCGGCGGCGATGGGAGCTTCAAAGGTGGTGTAGACGGGGGGCGCGTCGTAGGACTGGACGAGGGCGGCGTTCATGCGGGCTCCTTCCGAAAGTGAGCTATTTTCACTGTACAGAATGCACTGTACGCTGGATGATGCTAGGGGGGAGACAGCGATGGCTTCAGGGTCGATGTTAATTCCGAGTGTGCGATATAAAGACGCCCATGCTGCAATTGCGTGGTTGGAGAAGGCGTTTGGCATGGTGCGCCATGCAGTGTATGAAGGCAAGGCCGGTGGCGTGGACCATGCGGAGCTTCGGTTTGGGACGGGAATGATTATGCTGGGTTCGGCGTCGAACCCGGGGCCGATGAAGCAGCTGTATGCGACGCCGGAGGAGATTGGCGGGAGAGTGACCTCTCCGCTGTACCTGGTGGCGGAGGACTGCGGGCCGATTTGGGAGAGCGCGAAGGTTGCCGGGGCGGAGATCGTGATGGAGTTGCGCGAGATGGAGTACGGGGGCAGATCGTTCTCGGTGCGCGATCCGGAGGGGTATCTGTGGTCGGTGGGCGAGTATGATCCATGGAAGGCGAAGGATTAATTTCAAGGAGCAACGAGTGGCGACGAGCAAGGTTCCGTACGATGACGTGCTGGGCGACCGCGATCCGGCCAAGGTGATTGCGAAGACTCCGCGTAAACTGATGAAACTGCTGGATGATCTGAGCGATGAACAGATCGATTCGCGCCCTGCGCCGGGCAAGTGGAGCCTGCGAGAGACCCTCTGCCACATGGCGGACTGCGAGATCGCGTGGGCGTGGCGGCTGCGCTATGTGTATGGCGAGAAGAACCCGGTGATTCAGCCGTTCGACCAGGATAGCTGGGCGAAGGCGTACAAGTCGTACTCGCTGGCCGAGGCGATGGGGT carries:
- a CDS encoding zinc-binding alcohol dehydrogenase family protein; amino-acid sequence: MNAALVQSYDAPPVYTTFEAPIAAEGEQLVTVAAAGLHQIVKSVASGQHYTSTGKLPFIPGVDATGRLVGPLGSLPAGTRIYFGGARFPYGTMCEQTVIGNMMVIPLPDSLDDAFAAAVANPAMSSWVALDRGRFTPGESVLILGATGTSGQLAVQIAKARGAGHIIAAGRNPEALEKLKSLGADRTISLTQDRDAIIADYRSAIADCGIDVVLDYLWGPAAEATLAAISQRGVIKSGTRVRFVQIGNLAGENISLSAHTLRSTNLELLGSGFGSADLTAIRTAITEFFTLTTTHPFDFSYKTAPLSEVTALWNEKDQATRLVFQP
- a CDS encoding DinB family protein, giving the protein MATSKVPYDDVLGDRDPAKVIAKTPRKLMKLLDDLSDEQIDSRPAPGKWSLRETLCHMADCEIAWAWRLRYVYGEKNPVIQPFDQDSWAKAYKSYSLAEAMGCFKALRKWNVVFIEGLKDADIKKVAMHPERGEETLWTLVRIMAGHDLHHLTALEKTLNRKS
- a CDS encoding VOC family protein; this encodes MASGSMLIPSVRYKDAHAAIAWLEKAFGMVRHAVYEGKAGGVDHAELRFGTGMIMLGSASNPGPMKQLYATPEEIGGRVTSPLYLVAEDCGPIWESAKVAGAEIVMELREMEYGGRSFSVRDPEGYLWSVGEYDPWKAKD